A stretch of DNA from Verrucomicrobiia bacterium:
CAATCGTTTTAACCGAGCGCGGCAGCGAGGCCCCGCTGGCATTGGCGTGTCCGCCGCCCTGGAGCCTTTCGGCTATCTTGAGGGCCTCGCCGTTGCGGCTGCGCAAGCTGGCAATAATGACCCCGGTGCCTCGCTTAAAGAGCGTCAGCAACACAGGATATTGCGTGGCCTGCCGCTCGAGCAATTGGTGAACGATCAGATTATTATTGCCAACAACGGTATCGACGAAGCCAATGCCGGGACTAATCTCGGTAATGTTATCTTTGCTCCAGGCAAACCCGAGCGGGTCTTCCACGCGGCGCTTAACGGCCATGACTTCGAGCAACGGATGGTCCAGCAGTCGCTCGATCTCTCCCTCGACTAAAGTGTATAAATTCCAGAACTGATAGATTTTGACCATGTTCGCGTAATCGCAGGCGAGAACGAAGTCGGGGTCATCTTCTAGGAACAGGTCGGCAACATTGTTAAGATGCACCAACCGGTCCAGGGCAGGAGTAGCCAGGCCGTGATGCCGGCAAATCTCGTAGCAGAGCAGGCCGGCGGATTTGTTGACGTCATGAATTAGCGTGGCGGTTTTGGGGGCCGCATCGGTCACATGATGATCGATGATCAGCCAGTTCGAGCGGTCCAGGCGCGGTTCGAAGGTGAGGTCGGTAATCCACCCGGATTTTTCCCGCAGGTCGCGTTGGCGCCAGTAATTGTAATTGCAGGCCTCCAGGCGCACGGACGCATGGAACAGCTTTTTGGCCAGCCGCTGCAAGAGCACTCCCGCCACCAACCCATCCAGATCGCTCTCGTGCGTGAGGATCACCTCGGGCTTTGGTAAAAAGTCCATCATCGTCAAGGAAGCTAGCTGATGCTCCTGTCGCTGGCCAGAAGATTCAACGGTTGCAAGGTTGCAACGGTGCTTTGTGTTTTTTTTCTTCTGTGCCCTCGGGCTTTGGCGCAGAATTCATCCGCCATGAAACCAGGTGACCTGTTTGATTTGTCGGCTGAAGTCGCCGTTGTTATTGGCGCGACCGGCGCGCTGGGCGGTGAACTGGCCCAGGGTCTGGCTGAGGCGGGAGCAGCGGTCGCCGTGCTGGGTCGCCACGCGGAGCGCGGGCGAGCCCGGGCCAAGAGCATCCAGGACAAAGGCGGGCGGGCGATATTCGTGCCCGCCGATGCAGTCCAGAAGAGCAGCCTCCAAGCCGCGCATCAAGTGGTGCAAGATGGTTTTGGCCCCCCCACAATCCTTGTGAATGCGGCTGGAGGCAATGACCCCAAGGTCACAGTCACCTCGGAGCGTCGTTTCGAACAGATTGGCTTAAGTGATTGGCAAGCGAGTTTCGATTTGAATTTGGTCGGCGGCGCCTTGTTGCCCTGCCAGGAGTTTGGCCCTGGCATGGTCGCTCGAAGCAAGGGCAGCATCATCAATATCTGCAGTGTCTCGGCGCATCTCCCTCTCTCTCGAGTGGTCACGTATTCGGCGGCCAAAGCGGCATTGCTCAACCTG
This window harbors:
- a CDS encoding SDR family NAD(P)-dependent oxidoreductase — translated: MKPGDLFDLSAEVAVVIGATGALGGELAQGLAEAGAAVAVLGRHAERGRARAKSIQDKGGRAIFVPADAVQKSSLQAAHQVVQDGFGPPTILVNAAGGNDPKVTVTSERRFEQIGLSDWQASFDLNLVGGALLPCQEFGPGMVARSKGSIINICSVSAHLPLSRVVTYSAAKAALLNLTLFLAREWASSNVRVNSITPGFFPAEQNRKLLFNADGSPSARTQAIWAHTPMARFGEPRELIGAALFLASQKASSFVTGTDIRVDGGFLAQTI
- a CDS encoding DHH family phosphoesterase — encoded protein: MMDFLPKPEVILTHESDLDGLVAGVLLQRLAKKLFHASVRLEACNYNYWRQRDLREKSGWITDLTFEPRLDRSNWLIIDHHVTDAAPKTATLIHDVNKSAGLLCYEICRHHGLATPALDRLVHLNNVADLFLEDDPDFVLACDYANMVKIYQFWNLYTLVEGEIERLLDHPLLEVMAVKRRVEDPLGFAWSKDNITEISPGIGFVDTVVGNNNLIVHQLLERQATQYPVLLTLFKRGTGVIIASLRSRNGEALKIAERLQGGGHANASGASLPRSVKTIADAVHYLRQVLGPKKETEINSLESLFASVESPQK